A genomic window from Parvularcula sp. LCG005 includes:
- the gpmA gene encoding 2,3-diphosphoglycerate-dependent phosphoglycerate mutase, with amino-acid sequence MPRLCLTRHGQSEWNLQNRFTGWVDVDLTPTGEEEAIRGGKLLKEAGFKPAYAFTSVQTRAIRTLNYALEGMGMLWLPVTKDWRLNERHYGGLTGLDKAETAEKHGDEQVHIWRRSYDVPPPPIEDAAKYPSLVDERYKGIETPATESLKTTLDRVAPYWESDIAPKLKHGDVIISAHGNSLRALVKLLFNVADDEITQVEIPTGNPLMIELDDNLKVVSAHYLDEKRASPLPEIK; translated from the coding sequence ATGCCCCGCCTTTGTCTCACACGTCACGGTCAGAGTGAATGGAACCTTCAGAACCGCTTCACCGGCTGGGTCGATGTCGACCTCACCCCGACGGGTGAAGAGGAGGCGATCCGCGGCGGTAAGCTGCTGAAGGAAGCCGGCTTCAAACCGGCCTATGCCTTCACCTCCGTTCAGACACGGGCCATCCGCACACTGAACTACGCACTCGAAGGTATGGGGATGCTTTGGCTACCGGTCACCAAGGACTGGCGCCTGAACGAGCGTCACTATGGCGGCCTGACGGGCCTCGACAAGGCGGAGACAGCGGAGAAACATGGCGACGAGCAGGTCCATATCTGGCGCCGCAGCTACGACGTGCCGCCACCGCCAATTGAGGACGCGGCGAAATATCCGTCACTTGTCGACGAACGGTACAAGGGGATCGAAACACCCGCCACTGAATCCCTGAAAACGACGCTCGATCGCGTGGCCCCATATTGGGAAAGCGATATCGCGCCAAAGCTGAAGCATGGGGATGTGATCATCTCAGCCCACGGCAATTCGCTGCGGGCCCTGGTCAAGCTGCTGTTCAATGTGGCGGATGACGAGATCACGCAGGTCGAGATTCCCACCGGCAATCCGCTGATGATCGAACTCGATGACAATCTGAAGGTGGTCAGCGCGCATTATCTCGATGAAAAGCGCGCCTCGCCGCTGCCTGAGATCAAGTAA